The nucleotide sequence CGCGGCGGCAGTGGGGGGGGGCGCAGGTCGATCGGCAGAGACAAGTGGTTGACTGGAGCGAGCGACTGGGGCGGGAGCCTCCGAGGCAGGGGGCTGCAATAGGTTCAACAGCGAGATTTCCAGCCAGAGTCGGGGTTGAGTGGTGTTTTTGAGTAGCGGTTCGACCGCAATCAACTGCTGTTGAACCGCCAAAATATCGGCGATCGCATAACGGTCTGCCCGCGCTAGCAAGGCTTCCCAAGTGGGTTGTGTCAGCGCCACCATCTCTTTTTGTGCCGGAGCGGTTTTGGCCAGCAATAAATCCCGATAAAACCCCGTCAAGTTCTGCAACAAAATCGGCGGCTCTTTGCCGTTATCCATCAAGTGACGCAGTTGAGCCACCACCTGCTGGGGATCTTTTTGGGCGATCGCATCCAGCAGAGCCAATAGCTCCCGCTCCGGCACCGCCCCTACCAAATCCCAGACGTGGTCCACCGAAATTTCATCCGGCAGCAGACTCAGTTGATCGAGCAAACTTTCCGCATCCCGCAGCCCCCCTCGAGCAATTTGGGCAATCAGTTCGAGGGCGGGCTCCGCGATCGCAATCTTCTCTTGTTCGGCAATCTCCCGCAGGTGACCCACCATCGCCTTGAGGGGAATGCGACGGAAGTCGAACCGCTGACAGCGGGAAATCACCGTGGGCAGCACCCGCTGCGGATCGGTTGTGGCCAGCACGAACACCACCTGTGGCGGCGGCTCTTCTAACGTTTTCAGCAGCGCGTTAAAGGCTGCTGTCGAGAGCATGTGAACTTCGTCTAAAACGTAGACCTTATAGCGAGAGGAGACGGGTGCAAATTGCGATCGTTCGATCAACTCCCGAATGTTATCCACCCCCGTATTGCTCGCCGCATCGATCTCGATCGTATCTAGCGCCGAGCCGTTGGTAATGGAAACACAAGCCTCGCACCGATTGCAGGGCTCGGGCGTGGGACCGTCAACGCAGTTGAGGGATTTAGCCAGGATGCGGGCAGAAGAGGTCTTGCCCGTACCGCGCGGGCCGCAAAAGAGATAGGCGGGGGCAATGCGATCGCGACGAATCGCATTGCTGAGGGTTTGCACCACTGCCGACTGACCCACAACATCTGCAAAGCGCTGGGGCCGATATTTGTGGTGTAGCGGTTCGTAGGCCATGCACTCCCCAACAGCAGATAAGGCAGGGGATTTAATTATGACCGCCAGATGTCAAAGCGCACAGCCCACTACTCCCACGCTCCTCCATGACTGAGCCCTTCAGTTACTGACCCACAGCCCGAGGCAGGACCGGCGGCACCTTCCGGCCAAAGCTAGGCAGTCTCACCAAGGCTCTGGAGGCGGCAGTCGGTAGGGGAGTCTCGGCTAGTTGTTGGCTCAACCAGTCAATTTCATCGCGTAACTGCACATTTTCGGCTTGAATTTCGGCAATCCGCGTTTGAATGGGCTTCATGCGGACCAGGAATTTGCGTCGATACATCTCTGGCAGCTCTTGCACGAGGGTTTCGAGCAGTTGATTCTGCTCGTTGAGCTGTTCGAGTTCCTGCACGTAGTTCTGAAGTTGTCGGTTGAGCTTTTCTTCTCGCAACTCTAGCACATCGATCTGACCGCGCAGCGTATGAATTTGTTTGAGCATTTCCCGCTGTGGCAGCGATTCTGCTGGTTCTTCGTCCGACGAAGAAGAGCGGGCAGGCGATCGCGATAAATCCAGCTCTGGAGGGGTGAACTCAAATCCCCGTTTTAGGGGCAGATCTGAAGAGTCCGCTTCCAGTGGGCTCGCGGCTAGATCGCCTGTTTCTGATAGATGGTCTGTTGCTGATAGATGGTCTGTTGCTGAATCGAGGGAGATTGGATCGCTCCCTGTCGACGCAGTGGGAGGCGACATCGCTTCCCACTCCAGCATGTCGAACGTCAGAGACTGCAGAAAGGGGTCGCCATCAGACTCAGAGTCTGCAGGGGTAGCGGAGGGGGAAATATCGAGGGAAATATCGGATGTTTCAGATGGGCTTGCCGAACACTCGGGGGATTCGGCGATCGCGTTGTCAGCAGACTGCTCGAATGCAGTCTCGGCAGCAGCTACCGCAGGGAGAGATTCGCCAGCTTCGGAGGCGATCGCGATTGCTTCGGGCATCGCAGACTCAACCGGCATCTCAGCGTCAGCTCCGACAGGGCCGCTATCGTCCTCCAATGTCTCTTCCTGCGCGGATTCGGATGAGACATTGTGCCAGACCTCTGCCGCCGCCGCCGCCACATCAGCAGCCGAGTCAGCAGAAGTGTCAAATAGAGATTGAACGGAGTCAGCCCCATTACCAGCTGACGCCTGACTGATATCGGCGGTAGGCTCAGTTGCAGTTTCACCCTCTGCCACTGCTGCTTCTGCAGCGGGGCTGGCAACAGCACCGCTAGAGAGATCGGACAGCGGTGCATCAGTGTTTAACTGAGACACCACTGCCTGAGTCACGGTTTTAACGAGCTGTTGCAGTTGCTCGGGGGGAAGAGCCGCCCAGTGTAGATCTAACGGGCTTGACTCGGTACTCACTTCAGCAGGATTCATCACCATCAGCACTCCTCATCCAACACTCCTCACCCCAGTTCGCAAACAGGTGGAGTCAAAACTGCTTGCGGGCCTCTCTCGGCTTCTGCCAGTCCGCTGGACTAGGGGAATTCAAGAGAACTTGACGCGATCTTACACCACATATAGTGTTATGGGCTGGTTGACGAGATCTTTTTGCCGATCGAGATGTCAACCCTGCACGGTTCGTGGGTGGGTAACAGTCAGCCCAAAATTCAACAACAATTTTTATGCCTTATCTCTGCCTTATCTCTGAGTTCTCAAACGGAAAATTCCCTCAGAGGCGGCTAAATGGCCTTCTGAGGGGTTTGTGTTATGATACATACAAAATGGGGTTGGTAAGCTTTATTGCTTTAAAAGGGCATTTAGCCCCATTTTTGCCTACCGTGGGTGCTGTTGCTTTGAGGCGATCGCCCCCTTCCTTTTAGGAGAAAGTCTTTCATGTCAGATGCCTATAGCGCTCAGCAGATTCAGGTCCTAGAGGGTCTGGAGCCCGTTCGCAAGCGTCCCGGTATGTATATCGGATCGACAGGGCCGAAAGGGTTGCACCACTTGGTTTACGAGGTAGTGGACAACTCAGTAGATGAGGCACTGGCTGGGCACTGCTCGTCAATTGACGTGCGCCTGAATGGCGGTGGCTCGGTGACTGTGGTGGACAACGGGCGCGGAATTCCCGTTGACAAGCACGAGAAAACGGGGAAATCGGCGTTGGAGACGGTGCTGACTGTCCTGCACGCGGGCGGTAAGTTCGGGGCGGGCGGCTATAAGGTATCGGGCGGCTTGCACGGTGTGGGGGTTTCGGTGGTCAATGCCCTGTCGGAATGGCTGGAAGTCAAGGTTTGGCGGTCGAAAAAAGTCCACGAGCAGCGCTACGAGCGCGGCGTGCCGATGGGGGAGTTAAAAGCTCGTCCTGACGGGAACAAGACCGGCACTCAAGTGACGTTTAAGCCCGATCCCGAGATTTTTACGACGACGAGCGAGTTCGACTATCAAGTGCTGGCGTCTCGGTTGCGGGAGTTAGCTTATTTGAATGGTGGCGTTCAGATCGTGTTTGCGGACGATCGCATCGAGCCCGCCCATATCGAGACTTATAAATACGACGGCGGCATTAACGAGTATGTCGAATATATCAACCGCGAGAAGCACCATATCCACGAAGACATCGTCTACATGACTAACGAAAAAGAGGGCGTGCAGGTGGAGGTGGCACTACAGTGGTGTTCGGATGTATACAGCGATAATCTGATCGGATTTGCCAACAATATTCGCACGACAGAAGGCGGTACTCACCTAGAAGGTCTCAAGACGGTTTTAACCAATACCATCAACAGTCAGGCCCGCAAGTTGAATCGTCTGAAGGAGTCGGACAAAAACCTTTCGGGGGATAACATTCGCGAGGGGTTGACGGGGATTATTTCAGTCAAGGTGCCGGATCCCGAGTTTGAGGGGCAGACCAAGACCAAGTTGGGTAACCCCGAGGTGCGCGGGATTGTCTATTCGCTGGTCAGCGAAGGATTGGCGGAGTATTTGGAATTCAATCCGAATGTAGCGAAGTCCATTATTGATAAAGCGATTCAATCGTTTAATGCGGCTGAAGCAGCGCGTCGGGCACGGGATTTGGTGCGGCGCAAGTCGGCCTTAGAATCCTCCACCTTACCCGGCAAGTTGGCAGATTGCAGTTCTCGCGATCCGGCGGAGTCGGAGGTGTATTTGGTGGAGGGGGACTCTGCGGGGGGCAGTGCCAAGCAGGGGCGCGATCGCCAGTTCCAAGCCATTCTTCCCTTACGGGGCAAAATCCTCAATATTGAGAAGGCCGAGGCGTCCAGAATTTATAAGAATACTGAAATTCAGGCGATGATTACGGCGTTGGGTTTGGGGATTAAGGGGGAGGAGTTCGACGCCTCGCAGTTGCGCTATCACCGCATTATCATCATGACCGACGCGGATGTGGATGGCAGTCACATTCGCACGCTCTTGCTGACATTCTTCTATCGCTATCAGCGATCGCTGCTAGAGGAAGGCTACGTTTATATTGCCTGTCCGCCCCTGTACAAGGTCGAGCGGGGGCAGCGGGCGCGCTATTGCTATAGCGA is from Synechococcus sp. PCC 7336 and encodes:
- the gyrB gene encoding DNA topoisomerase (ATP-hydrolyzing) subunit B, whose protein sequence is MSDAYSAQQIQVLEGLEPVRKRPGMYIGSTGPKGLHHLVYEVVDNSVDEALAGHCSSIDVRLNGGGSVTVVDNGRGIPVDKHEKTGKSALETVLTVLHAGGKFGAGGYKVSGGLHGVGVSVVNALSEWLEVKVWRSKKVHEQRYERGVPMGELKARPDGNKTGTQVTFKPDPEIFTTTSEFDYQVLASRLRELAYLNGGVQIVFADDRIEPAHIETYKYDGGINEYVEYINREKHHIHEDIVYMTNEKEGVQVEVALQWCSDVYSDNLIGFANNIRTTEGGTHLEGLKTVLTNTINSQARKLNRLKESDKNLSGDNIREGLTGIISVKVPDPEFEGQTKTKLGNPEVRGIVYSLVSEGLAEYLEFNPNVAKSIIDKAIQSFNAAEAARRARDLVRRKSALESSTLPGKLADCSSRDPAESEVYLVEGDSAGGSAKQGRDRQFQAILPLRGKILNIEKAEASRIYKNTEIQAMITALGLGIKGEEFDASQLRYHRIIIMTDADVDGSHIRTLLLTFFYRYQRSLLEEGYVYIACPPLYKVERGQRARYCYSDREKDEIIAEFPANAKYNIQRFKGLGEMMPQQLWDTTMNPETRVLKRIEIEDAVEADRIFTILMGDVVAPRREFIETYAAQLDLAALDI
- a CDS encoding DNA polymerase III subunit gamma/tau, whose amino-acid sequence is MAYEPLHHKYRPQRFADVVGQSAVVQTLSNAIRRDRIAPAYLFCGPRGTGKTSSARILAKSLNCVDGPTPEPCNRCEACVSITNGSALDTIEIDAASNTGVDNIRELIERSQFAPVSSRYKVYVLDEVHMLSTAAFNALLKTLEEPPPQVVFVLATTDPQRVLPTVISRCQRFDFRRIPLKAMVGHLREIAEQEKIAIAEPALELIAQIARGGLRDAESLLDQLSLLPDEISVDHVWDLVGAVPERELLALLDAIAQKDPQQVVAQLRHLMDNGKEPPILLQNLTGFYRDLLLAKTAPAQKEMVALTQPTWEALLARADRYAIADILAVQQQLIAVEPLLKNTTQPRLWLEISLLNLLQPPASEAPAPVARSSQPLVSADRPAPPPTAAAPQPPTPVEPVSTPPAPTLEPVSSPPVPATPVKEPAPIAASGSLATYWEAILNGLPNSKRALFVQHVCIQAEESDRATLALSPKMRAFAPSIQTQLERLESVAAEYLGHPIKLELVLGEMTAAATPVPAPTVSSPSNGQTPTMPRLESPGPPPTAAEIAPSEPAPRQTGSTGGRSLTPASEPSDLDRAVERLADFFSGSVVDLGEEELPDSPATVNSVNGAGATAAVEEEEELPF